In Bacillus sp. S3, the sequence TTTTATATTTAGCGATTCTTTCAAAATTAATTTTGTTTAAATACATCCCGTTATCTGAAATTATTAATCACTTTAACTTTACCTATGATGAATACCACTGGCGATCAAATAATTTCGTCCCCTTTAAAACCATCTATTTTTATCTGTTTTTAGCAGATATCAATTTAAATATCCGGATTGAGAATGTAGCAGGGAATATCATCGGTTTTATGCCCTTCGGATTTATCTTACCATTACTGGCGAAAAAGTTTCAAAAGCTTGGCGCTATAACCGTTG encodes:
- a CDS encoding VanZ family protein, with protein sequence MKIIFKMTMFLILLLYLAILSKLILFKYIPLSEIINHFNFTYDEYHWRSNNFVPFKTIYFYLFLADINLNIRIENVAGNIIGFMPFGFILPLLAKKFQKLGAITVATFSLSLTFELLQLVFEFGSFDVDDLILNTIGGILGYLPIKIVFLLIQSKNKEKAF